A part of Anaeromyxobacter diazotrophicus genomic DNA contains:
- a CDS encoding PD-(D/E)XK nuclease family protein, which yields MPALCLVPTPLRAARAARRLCDAQGGVLLGAHLTTLDRLAPAVLAAARDPRPVLSPLAERLLAAEVGEATGGPLAGAGPGSGLADALAAALGELRRAEASPGTLRAAAGALGGAAGARLALLAGALEAYEARLEAAGALDRAGALRAAAGALQRGAAPEELRELDVLVVEGFRALAPAALDAVGALARRARRTELRLPFFPLRPELCAPVEPLLRRLEGWHELAGERDVTLALEDLELAGRAPRLTAALAALAGGAAGAAGGDGVLLAAAGAGEEGEAEVAAELAAQLVERGFAPDEIAVVAPSAERAAPALARAFAAAGLPFAPGCGPALAEAAPVRAALQALAAAVRPGRAALEAVAASPYLGAARLPARLGYWLDRAGALDGRGDPEAALRARAAALGSPAAARERAELLRSADALQGLSASLRPLGAPGLPREHAARLRGYLAAAGARRRAARAPAEVAARDLAALGRLEDAADELARALSALGRGERRLEAAAWEALLGAAVAGAAAPPPEPAAGAVELWPLSEAPGLSARAVLVTGCNRGAFPAAGRADPFLRDPERAAVNRALGSAALAPGPLRRAEGLHAAFCALAAGREALALTWAAPGPDGSGGPASPLALELLALAGVAPPGAPAGEPALAACRTPAGALRAAARLWREGQGASALAALAGAGDLGARAAAAGARGALERERGEAIAGRRAHPYAGALPPALRAELARALPAEWTPSQLERHARCPFQLLAALVLGLADPEAAELDIDPRDEGRLAHAVLERFLRARLARGSGPLRGGEDERAELRAAAAALFGSFERDGRTGDPALWAGRRAAVLARLERVVQAEAEAAGGAAPALLEYRFGGDSGVPPLAFQGPDGEVLLQGRLDRVDAAPDRLVLIDYKNSASPLWKQKLEPEALGETNFQVPAYLLAAARALPGRVRLEATYLLLRSAVRLAPFAGGADEPLLAASPAAREAARALGVRPFGDAVVEAVGRIRAGELPIAPRDCAGCAFGAVCRAEAVAEEAP from the coding sequence GTGCCGGCCCTCTGCCTCGTCCCGACGCCGCTGCGGGCGGCGCGCGCCGCCCGCCGGCTGTGCGACGCGCAGGGAGGGGTGCTCCTCGGCGCCCACCTCACCACCCTCGACCGGCTCGCCCCGGCGGTGCTCGCGGCGGCGCGCGACCCCCGGCCCGTGCTCTCCCCGCTGGCGGAGCGGCTCCTGGCGGCCGAGGTGGGCGAGGCGACCGGCGGCCCGCTCGCGGGCGCTGGGCCGGGGAGCGGCCTCGCCGACGCCCTGGCCGCCGCGCTGGGCGAGCTGCGCCGGGCCGAGGCGAGCCCCGGCACGCTCCGCGCGGCCGCCGGCGCGCTCGGAGGCGCCGCCGGCGCGCGGCTGGCGCTCCTGGCGGGCGCGCTCGAGGCCTACGAGGCGCGCCTCGAGGCGGCGGGCGCCCTCGACCGCGCCGGAGCGCTCCGCGCGGCCGCCGGCGCGCTCCAGCGCGGCGCCGCCCCCGAGGAGCTCCGCGAGCTCGACGTGCTGGTGGTCGAGGGCTTCCGCGCGCTCGCCCCCGCGGCGCTCGACGCCGTCGGGGCGCTGGCGCGGCGCGCCCGGAGGACCGAGCTGCGGCTGCCCTTCTTCCCGCTGCGCCCGGAGCTCTGCGCGCCGGTCGAGCCGCTCCTGCGGCGGCTCGAGGGCTGGCACGAGCTCGCCGGCGAGCGCGACGTGACGCTCGCCCTGGAGGACCTGGAGCTGGCCGGGCGCGCCCCGCGGCTCACCGCCGCGCTGGCCGCCCTCGCCGGCGGGGCGGCGGGCGCGGCGGGCGGCGACGGCGTCCTCCTGGCGGCCGCCGGGGCGGGGGAGGAGGGCGAGGCCGAGGTCGCGGCCGAGCTGGCGGCGCAGCTCGTCGAGCGCGGCTTCGCGCCGGACGAGATCGCGGTCGTGGCCCCGTCCGCCGAGCGCGCCGCGCCCGCGCTCGCCCGCGCCTTCGCCGCCGCCGGCCTGCCGTTCGCGCCCGGCTGCGGGCCCGCGCTGGCCGAGGCGGCGCCGGTGCGGGCGGCGCTCCAGGCGCTCGCGGCGGCGGTGCGCCCGGGCCGCGCCGCGCTCGAGGCCGTGGCGGCCTCGCCCTACCTCGGCGCCGCGCGCCTCCCGGCGCGGCTCGGCTACTGGCTGGACCGCGCCGGCGCGCTCGACGGGCGCGGGGATCCCGAGGCGGCGCTCCGCGCCCGGGCCGCCGCGCTGGGCTCGCCGGCGGCGGCGCGCGAGCGCGCCGAGCTCCTCCGGTCGGCGGACGCGCTGCAGGGGCTCTCCGCCTCGCTGCGGCCGCTCGGCGCGCCCGGGCTGCCGCGCGAGCACGCGGCCCGCCTCCGCGGCTACCTGGCGGCGGCGGGCGCCCGGCGCCGCGCCGCGCGCGCCCCCGCCGAGGTGGCCGCGCGCGACCTGGCGGCGCTGGGCCGGCTCGAGGACGCGGCCGACGAGCTCGCCCGCGCGCTCTCCGCGCTCGGCCGCGGGGAGCGGCGGCTCGAGGCCGCCGCGTGGGAGGCGCTCCTCGGCGCGGCCGTGGCGGGCGCCGCGGCGCCGCCGCCCGAGCCGGCGGCCGGAGCGGTGGAGCTGTGGCCGCTCTCGGAGGCGCCGGGGCTTTCGGCGCGCGCCGTCCTCGTGACCGGCTGCAACCGGGGGGCGTTCCCGGCGGCCGGCCGGGCGGATCCCTTCCTGCGCGACCCGGAGCGCGCCGCCGTGAACCGCGCGCTGGGGAGCGCCGCGCTCGCCCCCGGGCCGCTCCGCCGCGCCGAGGGGCTGCACGCGGCGTTCTGCGCGCTCGCCGCCGGGCGGGAGGCGCTGGCGCTCACCTGGGCCGCGCCGGGGCCGGACGGCTCCGGCGGGCCGGCCTCGCCGCTCGCGCTCGAGCTGCTGGCGCTGGCCGGGGTCGCGCCGCCGGGCGCGCCCGCGGGCGAGCCGGCGCTGGCGGCCTGCCGGACCCCGGCCGGCGCGCTGCGCGCCGCGGCGCGCCTGTGGCGCGAGGGCCAGGGCGCCTCCGCGCTGGCGGCGCTCGCCGGCGCGGGCGACCTCGGGGCGCGGGCCGCCGCGGCCGGCGCCCGCGGAGCGCTGGAGCGCGAGCGGGGCGAGGCCATCGCCGGCCGCCGCGCCCACCCCTACGCCGGCGCGCTCCCGCCCGCGCTGCGGGCCGAGCTCGCGCGCGCGCTGCCCGCCGAGTGGACGCCCTCGCAGCTGGAGAGGCACGCGCGCTGCCCGTTCCAGCTCCTCGCCGCGCTGGTGCTCGGCCTGGCGGACCCCGAGGCGGCGGAGCTCGACATCGACCCGCGGGACGAGGGGCGGCTGGCGCACGCGGTCCTGGAGCGGTTCCTGCGCGCGCGGCTCGCCCGCGGCAGCGGGCCGCTGCGAGGCGGCGAGGACGAGCGCGCCGAGCTGCGCGCGGCCGCGGCCGCGCTCTTCGGGAGCTTCGAGCGCGACGGCCGGACCGGCGACCCGGCGCTGTGGGCCGGGCGGCGCGCGGCGGTGCTGGCGCGGCTCGAGCGCGTGGTGCAGGCCGAGGCGGAGGCCGCCGGGGGCGCGGCGCCGGCGCTGCTCGAGTACCGGTTCGGCGGCGACTCCGGGGTGCCGCCGCTCGCCTTCCAGGGCCCCGACGGCGAGGTGCTGCTGCAGGGCCGCCTCGACCGCGTGGACGCCGCCCCCGACCGGCTCGTCCTCATCGACTACAAGAACTCGGCGAGCCCGCTCTGGAAGCAGAAGCTCGAGCCGGAGGCGCTCGGCGAGACGAACTTCCAGGTCCCCGCCTACCTCCTCGCCGCCGCGCGCGCGCTCCCCGGCCGCGTCCGCCTGGAGGCCACCTACCTGCTCCTGCGCTCGGCGGTGCGGCTCGCCCCGTTCGCGGGCGGCGCCGACGAGCCGCTGCTCGCGGCCAGCCCCGCCGCGCGCGAGGCGGCCCGCGCGCTGGGGGTGCGGCCCTTCGGCGACGCGGTGGTGGAGGCGGTGGGGCGCATCCGGGCCGGCGAGCTCCCGATCGCGCCGCGCGACTGCGCCGGGTGTGCGTTCGGGGCCGTGTGCCGGGCCGAGGCGGTGGCGGAGGAGGCGCCGTGA
- a CDS encoding UvrD-helicase domain-containing protein, whose translation MSRIVWGEAALALFQLTGPTAVSAGAGSGKTTCLVELCLRLLSGEATGTPCEPGELVAITFTEKAAAELEERLREALAARAAAAPAGSEEARAWRLRLAGLERMAVGTIHAFAGRLLREHALEAGVDPALEVLDEETSQLWRREAARAALVAALDAGRPEARRLATAHGAGGRRGGLAELVAELARERATLGEEGPARPAASDEGAARAARAAAIAAAEALLAARSEVKTATGARALGALREALDALGEDRSGALRAEALSRFDALAGAVRPWRVGASDGPDARGRKAALIDACEAFGPLAAEVLADPQKLELAALVTEAEARYAARKGAGGALDFDDLLARARALLRGDAALRAELRGRVRALLVDEYQDVNALQEELFQLLSRDEPGLAPGPVLVAVGDLKQSIYRFRGADVAVFRGVLERLAATPPGRALHLSVNHRSGPGVLALVNEVFARCMQPAASDPRPYELAFSEADRLVPVRPPGQAPACELLEDGEGGPSAERRVREARAVAARVQALVSGAAGVEVRERGESGAERGRTPRHGDVAILFRRLTEVETYVRALREAGVPFRLGRGGGFYQAPEVRDLGELAAALTAPDDALAWAALLRSPLCGVSDGVLFALSRLGLGTLARREPEAVVEAVWAMFATANSTATSAATSTAMATATATATSTSTEAERAAEGERLLRFLRAWHALRALVDRVPVDELLRRALALLDLEAAHLASPDGERRCANVRKAVALARRFAQRGGGAAGFAARLRTLAAREAREPEAEVEAPDAVALLSVHQAKGLEWPIVFVPDLGATPPRDGRRAARHPTGALALAFADPEADRHHPTAALEAAREEGRRAAAAESRRLLYVALTRARDRLVLSGEAGRAGDTWRALVEAGLAARPELASRVPLAEAGAFRVGAGATATATANVTSTSSSTATATSNATSTSTATSTATSNATAIGARGAGDVAPPRLARPAPPPAVRVAVTALAEHARCPRRVHFSRQLGLPELAGERGPSQDDPDRATARGTLAHAMLAEVDLAAPPLERRVLLAAAASRRGYDPRSPGVRRIAADVSRFLDAPSARRLARAAAEGRLRREVPFLLRLGGDGAPLCYLTGAIDALLEERGGLAVVDFKYALCRPGAAERYRLQLVAYALAAARAFPGQRVTASLQFLRGPCAAVDVTPTQAELRQFAREAPRLAQAVQAGEGYASTPAALGRDAARCRSEGCGYLARCFPGDPSPADAPRG comes from the coding sequence GTGAGCCGCATCGTCTGGGGCGAGGCGGCGCTGGCGCTGTTCCAGCTGACCGGTCCGACCGCGGTGTCGGCCGGCGCCGGCTCGGGCAAGACCACCTGCCTCGTCGAGCTCTGCCTGCGCCTCCTCTCGGGCGAGGCGACCGGCACGCCCTGCGAGCCGGGCGAGCTCGTCGCCATCACCTTCACCGAGAAGGCGGCCGCCGAGCTGGAGGAGCGGCTGCGCGAGGCGCTGGCGGCCCGCGCCGCCGCGGCCCCGGCCGGCTCCGAGGAGGCGCGCGCGTGGCGGCTCCGGCTCGCAGGCCTGGAGCGGATGGCGGTGGGCACCATCCACGCCTTCGCCGGCCGGCTCTTGCGGGAGCACGCGCTCGAGGCGGGGGTGGACCCGGCGCTGGAGGTCCTGGACGAGGAGACCTCGCAGCTCTGGCGCCGCGAGGCCGCGCGCGCGGCGCTCGTGGCGGCGCTCGACGCGGGTCGCCCCGAGGCGCGGCGGCTCGCCACCGCGCACGGCGCGGGCGGCCGCCGCGGCGGCCTCGCCGAGCTGGTGGCGGAGCTCGCGCGCGAGCGCGCCACGCTGGGCGAGGAGGGCCCGGCGCGCCCGGCCGCGAGCGACGAGGGGGCGGCGCGCGCCGCGCGCGCGGCGGCGATCGCGGCGGCGGAGGCGCTGCTCGCGGCGCGGTCCGAGGTGAAGACCGCCACCGGCGCCCGCGCGCTGGGCGCGCTGCGGGAGGCGCTGGACGCGCTCGGCGAGGACCGGTCCGGCGCGCTCCGGGCGGAGGCCCTGAGCCGCTTCGATGCGCTCGCCGGCGCCGTCCGGCCCTGGCGGGTGGGCGCGAGCGACGGGCCCGACGCCCGGGGCCGGAAGGCGGCCCTGATCGACGCCTGCGAGGCGTTCGGGCCGCTCGCGGCCGAGGTGCTGGCCGACCCGCAGAAGCTGGAGCTGGCGGCGCTCGTGACCGAGGCCGAGGCGCGCTACGCGGCGCGCAAGGGGGCCGGAGGCGCGCTCGACTTCGACGACCTCCTCGCCCGCGCGCGCGCGCTGCTCCGGGGGGACGCGGCGCTCCGCGCCGAGCTGCGCGGCCGCGTGCGCGCGCTGCTGGTGGACGAGTACCAGGACGTCAACGCGCTGCAGGAGGAGCTCTTCCAGCTCCTCTCGCGCGACGAGCCCGGGCTCGCGCCGGGCCCGGTGCTGGTGGCGGTGGGGGATCTCAAGCAGTCCATCTACCGGTTCCGCGGCGCCGACGTGGCCGTCTTCCGCGGCGTGCTGGAGCGCCTGGCCGCGACCCCGCCCGGGCGGGCGCTGCACCTCTCGGTGAACCACCGCTCCGGCCCCGGGGTGCTGGCGCTCGTCAACGAGGTGTTCGCGCGCTGCATGCAGCCCGCCGCCTCGGACCCGCGCCCGTACGAGCTGGCCTTCTCCGAGGCCGATCGGCTCGTCCCGGTGCGGCCTCCCGGGCAGGCGCCGGCGTGCGAGCTGCTGGAGGACGGGGAGGGCGGCCCGAGCGCCGAGCGCCGGGTGCGCGAGGCGCGCGCGGTGGCGGCCCGGGTGCAGGCGCTGGTCTCGGGCGCCGCCGGGGTGGAGGTCCGCGAGCGCGGGGAGAGCGGCGCGGAGCGCGGGCGGACGCCGCGCCACGGCGACGTCGCCATCCTGTTTCGCCGCCTGACCGAGGTCGAGACCTACGTCCGGGCGCTGCGCGAGGCGGGGGTGCCGTTCCGCCTCGGCCGCGGCGGAGGCTTCTACCAGGCGCCCGAGGTGCGCGACCTGGGCGAGCTGGCGGCCGCGCTCACCGCGCCCGACGACGCGCTGGCCTGGGCCGCGCTGCTGCGCTCGCCGCTCTGCGGCGTGTCGGACGGGGTCCTGTTCGCGCTGTCCAGGCTGGGGCTCGGGACGCTCGCGCGGCGCGAGCCGGAGGCGGTCGTGGAGGCGGTCTGGGCGATGTTTGCGACCGCGAACTCGACCGCGACCTCGGCCGCGACCTCGACCGCGATGGCGACCGCGACGGCGACCGCGACCTCGACCTCGACCGAGGCGGAGCGCGCAGCCGAGGGCGAGCGGCTGCTCCGGTTCCTGCGCGCCTGGCACGCGCTGCGGGCGCTCGTCGACCGCGTCCCGGTGGACGAGCTGCTCCGGCGGGCGCTCGCGCTGCTCGACCTCGAGGCGGCGCACCTCGCGAGCCCCGACGGCGAGCGGCGGTGCGCGAACGTGCGCAAGGCGGTGGCGCTCGCGCGCCGCTTCGCCCAGCGCGGCGGCGGCGCGGCCGGCTTCGCGGCGCGCCTGCGAACCCTGGCGGCGCGGGAGGCGCGGGAGCCCGAGGCGGAGGTCGAGGCGCCGGACGCGGTCGCGCTGCTCTCGGTGCACCAGGCGAAGGGGCTCGAGTGGCCGATCGTGTTCGTGCCCGATCTCGGCGCGACCCCGCCGCGCGACGGCCGCCGGGCGGCGCGCCACCCCACGGGCGCGCTGGCGCTGGCGTTCGCCGACCCGGAGGCCGATCGCCACCACCCCACCGCCGCCCTCGAGGCGGCGCGGGAGGAGGGGCGAAGGGCGGCCGCCGCCGAGTCGCGCCGCCTCCTCTACGTGGCGCTCACCCGGGCCCGCGATCGGCTCGTGCTCTCCGGCGAGGCGGGGAGGGCGGGCGACACCTGGCGCGCGCTGGTGGAGGCGGGGCTGGCCGCCCGGCCCGAGCTGGCGTCGCGCGTGCCGCTCGCGGAGGCGGGGGCGTTCCGGGTCGGCGCGGGCGCGACCGCGACCGCGACCGCGAACGTGACCTCGACCTCGAGCTCGACGGCGACCGCGACCTCGAACGCGACCTCGACCTCGACCGCGACCTCGACCGCGACCTCGAATGCGACCGCGATCGGAGCGCGGGGCGCGGGGGACGTGGCGCCTCCTCGCCTGGCGAGGCCCGCGCCGCCGCCCGCCGTGCGCGTCGCGGTGACCGCGCTCGCCGAGCACGCGCGCTGCCCGAGGCGCGTCCACTTCTCGCGGCAGCTCGGGCTGCCCGAGCTGGCCGGCGAGCGCGGCCCGTCGCAGGACGACCCGGACCGCGCCACCGCCCGCGGGACGCTGGCCCACGCCATGCTGGCCGAGGTCGATCTGGCGGCGCCGCCGCTGGAGCGGCGGGTGCTGCTCGCGGCGGCGGCGTCGCGGCGCGGATACGACCCGCGCTCGCCGGGTGTCCGCCGCATCGCCGCGGACGTCTCGCGCTTCCTCGACGCGCCGTCGGCGCGGCGGCTGGCCCGCGCGGCGGCGGAGGGGCGCCTCCGGCGCGAGGTGCCGTTCCTGCTCCGGCTCGGCGGAGACGGCGCGCCCCTCTGCTATCTCACCGGGGCTATCGACGCGCTGCTGGAGGAGCGCGGGGGCCTGGCGGTGGTCGACTTCAAGTACGCGCTGTGCCGCCCCGGCGCGGCGGAGCGGTACCGGCTGCAGCTCGTCGCGTACGCGCTGGCCGCGGCCCGCGCCTTCCCCGGCCAGCGGGTCACGGCCAGCCTCCAGTTCCTGCGCGGCCCCTGCGCGGCGGTGGACGTCACCCCCACCCAGGCGGAGCTGCGACAGTTCGCGCGCGAGGCGCCGCGGCTGGCGCAGGCCGTCCAGGCCGGCGAGGGGTACGCGAGCACGCCGGCCGCGCTCGGCCGCGACGCGGCGCGCTGCCGGTCGGAGGGGTGCGGCTACCTCGCGCGCTGCTTCCCGGGCGACCCGTCTCCGGCGGACGCTCCGCGCGGCTAG
- a CDS encoding DUF2795 domain-containing protein, which produces MLGQVEYPISRDELANAAAEAGYERDAINFLKSLPDGIYQSPADVLREFGEAEARFGMGTRDVRHRGDLGRDAVETGDNPTRHP; this is translated from the coding sequence TTGCTGGGCCAGGTGGAGTATCCGATCAGCCGCGACGAGCTCGCGAACGCCGCGGCCGAGGCCGGGTACGAGCGCGACGCGATCAACTTCCTGAAGTCGCTGCCCGACGGGATCTACCAGAGCCCGGCCGACGTGCTGCGCGAGTTCGGGGAGGCGGAGGCGCGGTTCGGCATGGGCACGCGGGACGTCCGCCACCGCGGCGACCTGGGGCGCGACGCGGTCGAGACCGGGGACAACCCCACCCGCCACCCCTAG